From Micromonospora rifamycinica, a single genomic window includes:
- a CDS encoding ABC transporter permease produces the protein MFRFVLRRLLQMVLAFFGTTLIVYALMFAGQGDPIQALAGERPVTPAQRAYLTEKFHLDRTGVGGFFYRYLDYLKNLLQGDLGQSLTGRSIGDVLAAAWPVTVKLAVIAMAVTILFGVTAGVLAGIRRTGVFDNATLVLTLLVLGIPTIVLAPLAQYLLGVRWAVFPPTAGADPDLYALLLPGIVLGSLSLATALRLTRTSVAENLRADYVRTARSKGLARRRIIGVHVLRNSLIPVITFLGVELGNLMSGAIITEGVFNIPGVGFNLFRGIRTEDGPLVVGIVSVLVVVYLVANLMVDVLYAVLDPRIRYE, from the coding sequence ATGTTCCGCTTCGTTCTGCGGCGTCTGCTCCAGATGGTCCTCGCCTTCTTCGGGACCACGCTGATCGTGTACGCCCTGATGTTCGCCGGCCAGGGCGACCCGATCCAGGCGCTGGCCGGCGAACGGCCGGTCACCCCGGCCCAGCGGGCGTACCTGACGGAGAAGTTCCACCTCGACCGGACCGGCGTCGGCGGCTTCTTCTACCGCTACCTCGACTACCTCAAAAACCTGCTCCAGGGTGACCTCGGGCAGTCGCTGACCGGCCGGTCGATCGGGGACGTCCTCGCCGCCGCCTGGCCGGTCACCGTCAAGCTCGCCGTGATCGCGATGGCGGTGACGATCCTGTTCGGGGTCACCGCCGGGGTGCTCGCCGGCATCCGCCGGACCGGCGTCTTCGACAACGCCACGCTGGTGCTCACCCTGCTGGTGCTGGGCATCCCCACCATCGTGCTGGCCCCGCTCGCGCAGTACCTGCTCGGCGTCCGGTGGGCGGTCTTCCCACCCACCGCCGGGGCCGACCCCGACCTGTACGCCCTGCTGCTGCCCGGCATCGTGCTCGGCTCGCTGTCGCTGGCCACCGCGCTGCGGCTGACCCGCACCTCGGTCGCCGAGAACCTGCGCGCCGACTACGTCCGCACCGCCCGGTCCAAGGGCCTGGCCCGGCGCCGGATCATCGGGGTGCACGTGCTGCGCAACTCGCTCATCCCCGTGATCACCTTCCTCGGCGTCGAACTGGGCAACCTGATGAGCGGCGCGATCATCACCGAGGGCGTGTTCAACATCCCGGGGGTGGGCTTCAACCTGTTCCGGGGCATCCGCACCGAGGACGGCCCGCTGGTGGTGGGCATCGTCAGCGTCCTCGTCGTGGTCTACCTGGTCGCCAACCTGATGGTGGACGTGCTGTACGCCGTCCTCGACCCGAGGATCCGCTATGAGTGA
- a CDS encoding ABC transporter permease, producing MSDFETVAATEDQSARRGVSGEPGTPDRVGVPQKPRSLAGDAWRDLRRKPVFWISLVLVVLVAAMAAVPSLFTANDPRDCVLSRQHAAASGGAVFGYDFQGCDTYARAVYGARASLLVGALSALLTGIIALVVGMLAGYFGRWVDAVLSRVIDIVLGIPLLLAAIVLLKRVSTGSDTVRLFAVIFVLAVLGWTTAARVVRSSVITAKEQDYVAAARMLGAGHGRIMWRHILPNALAPAIVVLTIALGSFIAAEATLSFLGIGLKAPTISWGIEIDAGRVHMRESAVPLVVPSAFLALTVLAFIMLGDAIRDAFDPKLR from the coding sequence ATGAGCGACTTCGAGACGGTGGCGGCGACGGAGGACCAGTCCGCCCGACGGGGGGTCTCCGGCGAGCCCGGCACCCCCGACCGGGTGGGCGTACCCCAGAAGCCCCGCAGCCTGGCCGGGGACGCCTGGCGCGACCTGCGCCGCAAGCCGGTCTTCTGGATCAGTCTGGTGCTGGTCGTGCTGGTCGCCGCGATGGCCGCCGTGCCGTCGCTGTTCACCGCGAACGACCCGCGCGACTGCGTGCTCTCCCGCCAGCACGCCGCCGCGTCCGGCGGGGCCGTCTTCGGGTACGACTTCCAGGGCTGCGACACGTACGCCCGGGCCGTCTACGGGGCCCGCGCCTCGCTGCTGGTCGGCGCGCTCTCCGCGCTGCTCACCGGGATCATCGCGCTGGTGGTCGGGATGCTGGCCGGGTACTTCGGCCGCTGGGTCGACGCGGTGCTCTCCCGGGTGATCGACATCGTGCTCGGCATCCCGCTGCTGCTCGCCGCGATCGTGCTGCTCAAGCGGGTCAGCACCGGCAGCGACACGGTCCGGCTGTTCGCGGTGATCTTCGTGTTGGCGGTGCTCGGCTGGACCACCGCCGCCCGGGTGGTCCGCTCCTCGGTGATCACCGCCAAGGAGCAGGACTACGTGGCCGCCGCCCGGATGCTCGGCGCAGGCCACGGGCGGATCATGTGGCGGCACATCCTGCCCAACGCGCTCGCCCCGGCGATCGTGGTGCTGACCATCGCGCTCGGGTCGTTCATCGCCGCCGAGGCGACCCTGAGCTTCCTCGGCATCGGCCTGAAGGCCCCCACCATCTCCTGGGGCATCGAGATCGACGCCGGCCGGGTGCACATGCGCGAGTCGGCCGTTCCGCTGGTCGTCCCGTCCGCCTTCCTCGCGCTGACCGTGCTGGCCTTCATCATGCTGGGCGACGCCATCCGTGACGCCTTCGACCCGAAGCTCCGGTGA
- a CDS encoding peptide ABC transporter substrate-binding protein → MRVRRLAAWTALPLAVTLGLAACGSGGGSGSGQSDPDAAVRIEIAEPQHLVPTNTNETSGSQVLAALFSPLVDYDEANKPYEVAAESVSSSDNKVWTVKLKDGYTFHNGEKVTADNYLDAWNYGAYAPNGQNSSYFFEKIAGYADLQGEKAQAERLSGLKKVDDLTFTVTLTEPYSEFKTMLGYTAFYPLPKAAFSGPGVLREGYEQAPIGQGPFRMKGSWQHDAKVEVERYDAFPGERPKVGGVEFRIYQQLTAAYADVLSDNLDVIKTIPTENLSTAGTDLGDRFRQSPASSLQVLAFPTFQKEFSKPEVRKAISMAIDRDEITKSIFKDSQQPARSFVSPVVAGYRENTIGAAGEFDPTRAKAAYEAAGGPKKIELSYNGDGGHKDWIDATCNQLKANLGVECVGTAEPKFADLLTKVKAKQPVGLFRMGWVMDYPSMENYLGPLYSTNGSSNYYGYSNPEFDKLLAEGAKAPNEEAAIAKYQAAEDLLAKDMPVIPLRYGQNNFGHSTKVKNVQMDLFDRVDLLKIEAVS, encoded by the coding sequence ATGCGTGTACGCAGGCTCGCTGCCTGGACCGCCCTCCCGCTCGCGGTGACCCTGGGCCTGGCGGCCTGCGGCTCGGGCGGCGGTAGTGGTTCCGGCCAGTCCGACCCCGACGCGGCCGTGCGGATCGAGATCGCCGAGCCGCAGCACCTGGTGCCGACCAACACCAACGAGACCAGCGGCTCGCAGGTGCTCGCCGCCCTGTTCAGCCCGCTGGTCGACTACGACGAGGCCAACAAGCCGTACGAGGTGGCCGCCGAGTCGGTCAGCTCGTCGGACAACAAGGTCTGGACGGTGAAGCTCAAGGACGGCTACACCTTCCACAACGGCGAGAAGGTCACCGCCGACAACTACCTCGACGCCTGGAACTACGGCGCGTACGCCCCGAACGGGCAGAACTCCAGCTACTTCTTCGAGAAGATCGCCGGGTACGCCGACCTCCAGGGTGAGAAGGCGCAGGCCGAGCGGTTGTCCGGGCTGAAGAAGGTCGACGACCTCACCTTCACCGTCACGCTGACCGAGCCGTACAGCGAGTTCAAGACGATGCTCGGCTACACCGCCTTCTACCCGCTGCCCAAGGCCGCCTTCTCCGGGCCGGGCGTGCTGCGGGAGGGCTACGAGCAGGCCCCGATCGGGCAGGGCCCGTTCCGGATGAAGGGCTCCTGGCAGCACGACGCCAAGGTCGAGGTGGAGCGCTACGACGCCTTCCCCGGCGAGCGGCCGAAGGTGGGCGGGGTCGAGTTCCGGATCTACCAGCAGCTCACCGCCGCGTACGCGGACGTGCTGTCGGACAACCTCGACGTGATCAAGACGATCCCGACCGAGAACCTGTCCACCGCCGGCACCGACCTGGGTGACCGGTTCCGGCAGAGCCCCGCCTCGTCGTTGCAGGTGCTGGCCTTCCCGACCTTCCAGAAGGAGTTCAGCAAGCCCGAGGTGCGCAAGGCGATCTCGATGGCGATCGACCGGGACGAGATCACCAAGTCGATCTTCAAGGACTCGCAGCAGCCGGCCCGCTCGTTCGTCTCGCCGGTGGTCGCGGGCTACCGGGAGAACACCATCGGCGCGGCCGGCGAGTTCGACCCGACCAGGGCGAAGGCGGCGTACGAGGCGGCCGGCGGCCCGAAGAAGATCGAGCTGTCGTACAACGGCGACGGCGGGCACAAGGACTGGATCGACGCGACCTGCAACCAGCTCAAGGCCAACCTGGGCGTGGAGTGCGTCGGCACCGCCGAGCCCAAGTTCGCCGACCTGCTGACCAAGGTCAAGGCGAAGCAGCCGGTGGGCCTGTTCCGGATGGGCTGGGTGATGGACTACCCGTCGATGGAGAACTACCTCGGCCCGCTGTACAGCACCAACGGCTCGTCGAACTACTACGGCTACAGCAACCCCGAGTTCGACAAGCTCCTCGCCGAGGGTGCCAAGGCGCCGAACGAGGAGGCCGCGATCGCCAAGTACCAGGCGGCCGAGGACCTGCTGGCCAAGGACATGCCGGTGATCCCGCTGCGCTACGGCCAGAACAACTTCGGCCACTCGACCAAGGTGAAGAACGTCCAGATGGACCTCTTCGACCGGGTCGACCTGCTGAAGATCGAGGCGGTCAGCTGA
- a CDS encoding malate dehydrogenase → MGKKVTVVGAGFYGSTTAQRLAEYDVFDTVVITDIVEGKPAGLALDLNQSRAIEGFETTIVGVTTGPNGEGYEAIEGSDVVVITAGLPRKPGMSRMDLLGTNAKIVRQVAENVAKYAPNAVVIVVSNPLDEMTALAQLATQFPKNRVLGQAGMLDTARFTNFVAEALDVPVRSVTTLTLGSHGDTMVPVPSKSTVDGKPLREAMPAAQIEELVVKTRNGGAEVVALLKTGSAYFAPSAAAARMARAVAEDSGAVMPVCAWVDGEFGISGVYLGVEAEIGAEGVKRVVETELDADELASLKEAAEAVRAKQADVANM, encoded by the coding sequence ATGGGTAAGAAGGTCACTGTCGTCGGGGCCGGCTTCTACGGCTCCACCACCGCACAGCGCCTGGCCGAGTACGACGTCTTCGACACCGTCGTCATCACCGACATCGTGGAGGGCAAGCCGGCGGGCCTCGCGCTGGACCTCAACCAGTCCCGCGCCATCGAGGGCTTCGAGACCACGATCGTCGGCGTCACCACCGGCCCCAACGGCGAGGGCTACGAGGCCATCGAAGGCTCGGACGTCGTGGTGATCACCGCCGGTCTGCCCCGCAAGCCGGGCATGAGCCGGATGGACCTGCTGGGGACCAACGCCAAGATCGTGCGGCAGGTCGCCGAGAACGTCGCCAAGTACGCCCCGAACGCCGTCGTCATCGTGGTGTCCAACCCGCTCGACGAGATGACCGCGCTGGCCCAGCTCGCCACCCAGTTCCCCAAGAACCGGGTGCTCGGCCAGGCCGGCATGCTCGACACCGCCCGGTTCACCAACTTCGTCGCCGAGGCCCTGGACGTGCCGGTGAGGTCGGTGACGACGCTCACCCTCGGCTCGCACGGTGACACGATGGTGCCGGTGCCGTCCAAGAGCACGGTCGACGGCAAGCCGCTGCGCGAGGCCATGCCGGCCGCGCAGATCGAGGAACTGGTCGTCAAGACCCGCAACGGCGGCGCCGAGGTCGTCGCGCTGCTCAAGACCGGCTCGGCGTACTTCGCCCCGTCGGCCGCCGCTGCCCGGATGGCGAGGGCGGTCGCCGAGGACTCCGGTGCGGTCATGCCGGTCTGCGCCTGGGTGGACGGCGAGTTCGGCATCTCCGGGGTCTACCTGGGTGTCGAGGCCGAGATCGGCGCGGAGGGCGTCAAGCGGGTCGTCGAGACCGAGCTGGACGCCGACGAGCTGGCCAGCCTCAAGGAGGCCGCCGAGGCCGTCCGCGCCAAGCAGGCCGACGTAGCCAACATGTGA
- a CDS encoding bifunctional methylenetetrahydrofolate dehydrogenase/methenyltetrahydrofolate cyclohydrolase codes for MTAIILDGKATAAQIKEELRVRVKALAERGVTPGLGTVLVGADPGSEAYVNGKHRDCAEVGIASIRRELPADATQQQLDDVLAELNADPGCHGYIVQLPLPAHLDTQRALELIDPDKDADGLHPVNLGRLVLGYDGPLPCTPRGIVELLRRYDVPLRGANVALVGRGNTVGRPLGLLLNRRSENATVTLCHTGTLDLAAHTRAADIVVVAAGVPGLLTADMVTPGTTVVDVGITRVIGDDGKGRYTGDVDPEVAQVAGRLAPMPGGVGPMTRAMLLTNVVERAERG; via the coding sequence GTGACGGCGATCATCCTGGACGGCAAGGCGACCGCAGCCCAGATCAAGGAAGAACTGCGGGTACGGGTCAAGGCGTTGGCTGAGCGGGGGGTCACCCCCGGCCTGGGCACCGTCCTGGTCGGGGCGGACCCCGGCTCGGAGGCGTACGTCAACGGCAAGCACCGCGACTGCGCCGAGGTGGGCATCGCCTCGATCCGCCGGGAGCTGCCCGCCGACGCCACCCAGCAGCAGCTCGACGACGTGCTCGCCGAGCTGAACGCCGACCCGGGCTGCCACGGCTACATCGTCCAGCTGCCGCTGCCGGCGCACCTGGACACCCAGCGTGCCCTGGAGCTGATCGACCCCGACAAGGACGCCGACGGCCTGCACCCGGTCAACCTGGGCCGGCTGGTGCTCGGCTACGACGGCCCGCTGCCCTGCACCCCACGCGGCATCGTCGAGCTGCTCCGCCGGTACGACGTGCCGCTGCGCGGCGCCAACGTCGCCCTCGTCGGCCGGGGCAACACCGTCGGCCGACCGCTCGGCCTGCTGCTCAACCGGCGCAGCGAGAACGCCACCGTCACCCTCTGCCACACCGGCACCCTGGACCTCGCCGCGCACACCCGCGCCGCCGACATCGTCGTCGTCGCCGCCGGGGTACCCGGCCTGCTCACCGCCGACATGGTCACCCCGGGCACCACCGTGGTGGACGTCGGCATCACCCGGGTGATCGGCGACGACGGCAAGGGCCGCTACACCGGCGACGTGGACCCGGAGGTGGCCCAGGTCGCCGGTCGGCTGGCGCCGATGCCGGGCGGCGTCGGGCCGATGACCCGGGCCATGCTGCTCACCAACGTCGTCGAACGCGCCGAGCGGGGCTGA
- a CDS encoding ABC transporter ATP-binding protein translates to MVTGSAARPTPASPTPPGGHLLEVRDLHVEFRTGEGVARVINGVSYHLDPGETLAVLGESGSGKSVTAQAIMGILDTPPAVIRSGQIRYRGRDLLTLPEEQRRQVRGKEIAIIFQDALSALNPVFPVGWQIGETLRHRDGMSRADARRRTVELMDLVRIPGAAGRLGDHPHQFSGGMRQRVMIAMALALDPKVLIADEPTTALDVTVQAQIMDLLADLRRDLDMAMILITHDLGVVAGVADRIAVMYAGRIVEHADVRALYRAPAHPYTKGLLASIPRLDVRGRELATIRGLPPNLMRIPTGCPFHPRCPYARQVCVDVVPDDLVLADGRTSACHFAQEVHDDRAR, encoded by the coding sequence ATGGTGACCGGTTCCGCGGCCCGGCCCACGCCGGCCTCCCCCACCCCGCCCGGCGGTCACCTGCTGGAGGTACGGGACCTGCACGTCGAGTTCCGCACCGGTGAGGGGGTGGCCAGGGTGATCAACGGGGTCTCCTACCACCTGGATCCGGGCGAGACGCTGGCCGTACTCGGCGAGTCCGGCTCCGGAAAGTCGGTCACCGCCCAGGCGATCATGGGCATCCTGGACACCCCGCCGGCGGTGATCCGTTCCGGTCAGATCCGCTACCGGGGCCGCGACCTGCTCACCCTGCCCGAGGAACAGCGCCGACAGGTGCGCGGCAAGGAGATCGCGATCATCTTCCAGGACGCCCTGTCGGCGTTGAACCCGGTCTTCCCGGTCGGCTGGCAGATCGGCGAGACGCTGCGGCACCGGGACGGGATGTCCCGCGCCGACGCCCGACGGCGGACCGTCGAGCTGATGGACCTGGTGCGGATCCCCGGGGCGGCCGGCCGGCTCGGCGACCATCCGCACCAGTTCTCCGGCGGCATGCGGCAACGGGTCATGATCGCCATGGCGCTGGCGCTGGACCCGAAGGTGCTGATCGCCGACGAGCCGACCACCGCCCTCGACGTCACCGTGCAGGCCCAGATCATGGACCTGCTGGCCGACCTGCGGCGCGACCTCGACATGGCGATGATCCTGATCACCCACGACCTGGGCGTGGTGGCCGGCGTGGCGGACCGGATCGCCGTCATGTACGCCGGCCGGATCGTCGAGCACGCCGACGTCCGCGCGCTGTACCGGGCGCCCGCCCACCCGTACACCAAGGGGCTGCTGGCCTCGATCCCCCGGCTGGACGTGCGCGGCCGGGAACTGGCCACCATCCGGGGACTGCCACCGAACCTGATGCGGATCCCCACCGGCTGCCCGTTCCACCCGCGCTGCCCGTACGCCCGGCAGGTCTGCGTGGACGTGGTGCCGGACGACCTGGTGCTCGCCGACGGCCGGACCAGCGCGTGCCACTTCGCCCAGGAGGTGCACGATGACCGGGCACGCTAG
- a CDS encoding ABC transporter ATP-binding protein: protein MTGHASPAKVRGETILAVDELVKHFPITRGVLFPRQVGAVRAVDGVSFTLRRGETLGIVGESGCGKSTLARVLMRLETPTSGRATLEGRDLLSASGGELRRLRRNMQMVMQDPYTSLNPRMTVGDIIGEPFDIHPDAAPKGSKRGRVQELLDVVGLNPEHVNRYPHQFSGGQRQRIGIARALALRPEVIVCDEPVSALDVSIQAQVINLLEQLQDEFGLSYVFIAHDLSVVRHICDRVAVMYLGRIVETGTEEEVYERATHPYTQALLSAVPVPDPDARDATGIIRLTGDVPSPADPPSGCHFRTRCWKAEEICAREDPPTVPRPADPHPSACHFAALREPRDGG, encoded by the coding sequence ATGACCGGGCACGCTAGCCCCGCCAAGGTCCGGGGGGAGACCATCCTCGCCGTCGACGAGCTGGTCAAACACTTCCCGATCACCCGGGGCGTGCTCTTCCCCCGGCAGGTCGGCGCGGTGCGGGCCGTCGACGGGGTCAGCTTCACGCTGCGCCGGGGCGAGACGCTCGGCATCGTCGGCGAGTCCGGGTGCGGCAAGTCGACCCTCGCCCGGGTGCTGATGCGGCTGGAGACACCGACCTCCGGCCGGGCCACCCTGGAGGGCCGGGACCTGCTCTCCGCCTCCGGGGGCGAGCTGCGCCGGCTGCGGCGCAACATGCAGATGGTGATGCAGGACCCGTACACGTCGCTGAACCCGCGGATGACGGTGGGCGACATCATCGGGGAGCCGTTCGACATCCACCCGGACGCCGCCCCGAAGGGCAGCAAGCGCGGCCGGGTCCAGGAGCTGCTGGACGTGGTCGGGCTCAACCCCGAACACGTCAACCGGTACCCGCACCAGTTCTCCGGCGGCCAGCGGCAGCGCATCGGCATCGCCCGCGCGCTCGCCCTGCGTCCCGAGGTGATCGTCTGCGACGAGCCGGTCTCCGCCCTGGACGTCTCGATCCAGGCCCAGGTGATCAACCTGTTGGAGCAGCTCCAGGACGAGTTCGGGCTCTCCTACGTCTTCATCGCGCACGACCTGTCGGTGGTCCGGCACATCTGCGACCGGGTGGCGGTGATGTACCTGGGCCGGATCGTCGAGACCGGCACCGAGGAGGAGGTCTACGAACGGGCCACCCACCCGTACACCCAGGCGCTGCTGTCGGCGGTGCCGGTGCCCGACCCGGACGCGCGCGACGCCACCGGCATCATCCGGCTGACCGGCGACGTGCCCAGCCCGGCCGACCCGCCGTCGGGCTGCCACTTCCGCACCCGCTGCTGGAAGGCCGAGGAGATCTGCGCCCGCGAGGACCCCCCGACCGTCCCCCGCCCCGCCGACCCGCACCCCAGCGCCTGCCACTTCGCCGCCCTGCGTGAGCCGCGGGACGGGGGCTGA
- the purN gene encoding phosphoribosylglycinamide formyltransferase gives MTEPASVARLVVLVSGSGSNLQALLDAAADPAYGARVVAVGADRDGIAGLDRAAAAGVPTFVERVKDHPTRADWDGALTARVAAHRPDLVISAGFLKLVGPEFLAAFGDRYLNTHNTLLPAFPGIHGPRDALAYGVKITGATLFFVDAGMDTGPIVAQVAVPVRDDDDEETLTERIKEAERRQLVEQVGRLVRAGWTITGRKVTVP, from the coding sequence GTGACCGAGCCCGCGTCCGTCGCCCGCCTCGTCGTCCTCGTCTCCGGCTCCGGCAGCAACCTCCAGGCGCTGCTGGACGCCGCCGCCGACCCCGCCTACGGTGCCCGGGTGGTGGCCGTCGGCGCCGACCGGGACGGCATCGCCGGCCTGGACCGGGCCGCTGCGGCCGGGGTTCCGACCTTCGTCGAGCGGGTGAAGGACCACCCGACCCGCGCGGACTGGGACGGCGCCCTCACCGCCCGGGTCGCCGCGCACCGGCCCGACCTGGTCATCTCCGCCGGCTTCCTCAAGCTGGTCGGGCCGGAGTTCCTGGCGGCCTTCGGCGACCGCTACCTGAACACGCACAACACCCTGTTGCCGGCGTTCCCCGGCATCCACGGTCCCCGGGACGCGCTGGCCTACGGCGTCAAGATCACCGGGGCCACCCTCTTCTTCGTCGACGCCGGGATGGACACCGGCCCGATCGTCGCGCAGGTCGCCGTGCCGGTCCGCGACGACGACGACGAGGAGACGCTCACCGAGCGCATCAAGGAAGCCGAGCGCCGCCAGCTCGTCGAGCAGGTCGGTCGGCTGGTTCGTGCAGGTTGGACGATCACCGGAAGAAAGGTCACCGTTCCGTGA
- the purH gene encoding bifunctional phosphoribosylaminoimidazolecarboxamide formyltransferase/IMP cyclohydrolase has product MSAPQDSRRPIRRALVSVYDKSGLVELARALHEAGVEIVSTGSTASTISGAGVPVTPVEQVTGFPEILDGRVKTLHPKIHGGLLADLRRDAHAAQLDEHGIAGIDVLVSNLYPFQATVASGASPDECVEQIDIGGPAMVRAAAKNHASVAVVTDPAAYPTLVAALAEGGFTLAQRRALAARAFADIAEYDVAVADWFATTLAPAAEGWPDFAGLALRRQATLRYGENPHQGAAVYADPASPAGLAQAEQLHGKEMSYNNYVDADAAWRAANDFPDQPAVAIIKHANPCGIAVGADVAEAHRRAHACDPVSAFGGVIAVNRPVSVELAGQVSEIFTEVLVAPEFEPGAVEILQGKKNIRLLRAPAFAPLPAEWRQVTGGVLVQQRDQLDAAGDDPANWKLATGEAADEATLRDLALAWRAVRAVKSNAILLAKDGASVGVGMGQVNRVDSARLAVSRAGAERARGAVAASDAFFPFADGAQILIDAGVKAIVQPGGSIRDEEVVAACQQAGVTMYLTATRHFFH; this is encoded by the coding sequence GTGAGTGCCCCGCAGGACTCCCGCCGCCCGATCAGGCGGGCGCTGGTCAGCGTCTACGACAAGAGTGGCCTGGTCGAGCTGGCCCGTGCGCTGCACGAGGCCGGGGTGGAGATCGTCTCGACCGGTTCCACCGCGTCGACGATCTCCGGCGCGGGCGTGCCGGTGACCCCGGTCGAGCAGGTGACCGGCTTCCCCGAGATCCTCGACGGCCGGGTCAAGACCCTGCACCCCAAGATCCACGGCGGTCTCCTGGCCGACCTGCGCAGGGACGCGCACGCCGCCCAGCTCGACGAGCACGGCATCGCCGGGATCGACGTCCTGGTCTCCAACCTCTACCCGTTCCAGGCCACCGTCGCCTCCGGCGCGTCGCCGGACGAGTGCGTCGAGCAGATCGACATCGGCGGGCCGGCGATGGTCCGGGCCGCCGCCAAGAACCACGCCTCGGTCGCCGTGGTGACCGACCCGGCCGCGTACCCGACGCTGGTCGCCGCGCTGGCCGAGGGCGGGTTCACGCTGGCCCAGCGCCGGGCGCTCGCCGCCCGCGCGTTCGCCGACATCGCCGAGTACGACGTGGCGGTCGCCGACTGGTTCGCCACCACCCTGGCCCCGGCCGCCGAGGGCTGGCCGGACTTCGCCGGGCTGGCCCTGCGCCGGCAGGCGACGCTGCGCTACGGCGAGAACCCGCACCAGGGCGCGGCCGTCTACGCCGACCCGGCCAGCCCGGCCGGGCTGGCCCAGGCCGAGCAACTGCACGGCAAGGAGATGTCCTACAACAACTACGTCGACGCGGACGCCGCCTGGCGGGCCGCGAACGACTTCCCCGACCAGCCGGCGGTGGCGATCATCAAGCACGCCAACCCGTGCGGCATCGCCGTCGGCGCGGACGTCGCCGAGGCGCACCGCAGGGCGCACGCCTGCGACCCGGTCTCCGCCTTCGGCGGCGTGATCGCCGTCAACCGGCCGGTCTCGGTGGAGCTGGCCGGGCAGGTCTCGGAGATCTTCACCGAGGTGCTGGTGGCACCGGAGTTCGAGCCCGGCGCGGTGGAGATCCTCCAGGGCAAGAAGAACATCCGGCTGCTGCGCGCCCCGGCCTTCGCCCCGCTGCCGGCCGAGTGGCGGCAGGTCACCGGCGGCGTCCTGGTGCAGCAGCGGGACCAGCTCGACGCCGCGGGCGACGACCCGGCCAACTGGAAGCTCGCCACCGGCGAGGCGGCCGACGAGGCGACCCTGCGGGACCTGGCCCTGGCCTGGCGGGCGGTCCGCGCCGTCAAGAGCAACGCGATCCTGCTGGCGAAGGACGGTGCCTCGGTCGGGGTCGGGATGGGCCAGGTCAACCGGGTCGACTCGGCCCGGCTGGCGGTCAGCCGGGCCGGTGCGGAGCGCGCCCGGGGCGCCGTCGCCGCCTCCGACGCCTTCTTCCCGTTCGCCGACGGCGCGCAGATCCTGATCGACGCCGGGGTGAAGGCGATCGTCCAGCCCGGCGGCTCGATCCGCGACGAGGAAGTTGTCGCCGCCTGCCAGCAGGCCGGCGTCACGATGTACCTGACCGCCACCCGCCACTTCTTCCACTGA
- a CDS encoding MBL fold metallo-hydrolase encodes MPLSRILGSITVTALTDGEGPFFQPRAEAFPGATAAHWHEADRREPGSVTADGGWWLPFRAFALRVGDGPVTLVDAGIGPAGSPAASWAPVPGRLPAELAAAGIDPADVHTVVLTHLHSDHIGWAVTGTPGRPYFRNAAYLLQRSELAAVESINPGLPAGLIAPLRATGQLRLVDGDTALTPGVRLLPTPGHTPGHQSVLLDTGDERVLFTGDLLVHVVQLVDPDLAYAHEADPATARHSRTTLLDQLAGTPTLLATPHLTHPFTPHPLPTPPSSTPRSPRPPPRRPDADQHRPAPKRPAPLIAPRPTDRASPRVIAPRPR; translated from the coding sequence ATGCCACTGAGCCGCATCCTCGGGTCTATCACGGTCACCGCCCTCACCGACGGTGAGGGACCATTCTTCCAGCCCCGGGCAGAGGCATTCCCCGGGGCGACCGCCGCACACTGGCACGAGGCGGACCGGCGCGAACCCGGCTCGGTCACCGCCGACGGCGGGTGGTGGCTGCCGTTCCGCGCCTTTGCCCTGCGCGTCGGGGACGGGCCGGTCACCCTGGTCGACGCCGGTATCGGACCGGCCGGCTCCCCCGCCGCGAGCTGGGCACCGGTCCCCGGCCGGTTGCCGGCCGAACTGGCCGCCGCCGGCATCGACCCGGCGGACGTGCACACCGTGGTCCTCACCCACCTGCACAGCGACCACATCGGCTGGGCGGTCACCGGCACCCCGGGCCGCCCCTACTTCCGCAACGCCGCCTACCTGCTCCAGCGATCCGAGCTGGCCGCCGTGGAGAGCATCAACCCCGGGCTGCCGGCCGGGCTGATCGCCCCGTTACGCGCCACCGGCCAGCTCCGCCTGGTCGACGGCGACACCGCCCTCACCCCCGGGGTACGACTGCTGCCCACCCCCGGGCACACCCCGGGCCACCAGTCCGTGCTGCTCGACACCGGCGACGAGCGGGTGCTGTTCACCGGCGACCTGCTGGTGCACGTGGTGCAGCTGGTCGACCCGGACCTGGCGTACGCCCACGAGGCGGACCCGGCGACCGCCCGCCACTCGCGCACCACCCTGCTCGACCAGCTCGCCGGCACCCCCACCCTCCTGGCCACCCCCCACCTCACCCACCCCTTCACCCCCCACCCGCTCCCCACTCCCCCGTCGTCCACCCCTCGTTCTCCCCGCCCGCCCCCACGCCGCCCCGACGCTGATCAGCACCGCCCCGCCCCGAAGCGCCCCGCCCCACTGATCGCGCCTCGCCCCACTGATCGCGCCTCGCCCCGGGTGATCGCGCCCCGCCCCCGGTGA